In Malania oleifera isolate guangnan ecotype guangnan chromosome 8, ASM2987363v1, whole genome shotgun sequence, a single window of DNA contains:
- the LOC131161844 gene encoding subtilisin-like protease SBT3, whose product MGFACGSCFSVLLALWFPITFYTVQSSSTPAPERSTYIVHMDKSLMPKAFATHRHWYSSTLQSLNATAPQKPSLLYDYDNALHGFSAVLSPAELDTLQKSPAFVSAYRDRKVALHTTHTPEFLALSPSAGLWPASDYGKDVVVGVIDTGVWPESKSFGDAGLTEIPARWRGTCQEGQEFNSSMCNLKLIGARYFNKGLIAADPHINIGTNSARDTYGHGTHTASTAAGNYVEGTSFFGYAKGMAKGVAPRARVAVYKVIWPEEEISGFTSDVVAGIDSAVADGVDVISISLGLEPDTPLYEDPIAIAAFGAMEKGVLVSVAAGNYGPSLATIVNGSPWTLTVAAGTVDRQLAGTLTLGNGLTIVGWTMFPANAAVEYFPVPLVYNKTLSSCNSSVLLAEAPGNTTIICDQTDSVISQLYYVAASRVPAAIFISDYPSILELGKFPSPGIVISPKDASTVIKYARTKHNPTASMNFRETILGAKPAPTVASFSSRGPSRIYSGILKPDIMAPGVKVLAAWIPNRPTTPVGSNSYLTSDYNIISGTSMACPHASGVAALLKGAHPKWSPAAIRSAMVTTANPFDNTFTPIKENSENFSFASPLAMGAGQVDPNRALDPGLVYDATPQDYINLLCSTGLTKKQIVTIIRSSNHSCSNPSSDVNYPSFVALYSNRSMSTKVKKFQRTVTNVGDGPATYKAEVTPPKNSVVTVTPEKLIFAEMYEKQNYSLTIKYDHDKYGMVSWGSLVWVENQGKRTVRSPIVVSPVVVG is encoded by the coding sequence ATGGGGTTTGCATGTGGGTCTTGTTTCTCCGTCCTCCTTGCGCTATGGTTTCCGATTACCTTTTATACAGTCCAATCGTCAAGCACTCCGGCGCCGGAGAGGTCAACCTACATAGTTCACATGGACAAGTCCCTCATGCCCAAGGCTTTCGCCACCCATCGCCACTGGTACTCCTCCACTCTCCAATCTCTCAACGCCACTGCCCCGCAGAAGCCCTCGCTTCTCTACGATTACGACAATGCCCTTCATGGTTTCAGCGCCGTTCTATCTCCGGCCGAACTTGACACACTCCAGAAGTCCCCTGCGTTCGTCTCGGCTTATCGTGATAGAAAAGTTGCTCTTCATACCACGCACACCCCCGAGTTCCTTGCTCTGAGTCCTTCCGCGGGTCTTTGGCCGGCTTCCGATTACGGCAAGGACGTCGTCGTCGGAGTCATCGACACCGGAGTGTGGCCGGAGAGCAAGAGCTTCGGCGACGCCGGTTTGACCGAAATCCCGGCCAGGTGGAGAGGCACGTGCCAGGAGGGACAGGAATTCAATTCCTCCATgtgtaacttgaagctcatagGAGCTAGGTACTTCAACAAGGGATTAATAGCCGCAGATCCACACATAAATATCGGCACGAACTCGGCCAGGGACACGTATGGGCATGGAACCCACACCGCCTCCACGGCCGCCGGAAACTACGTGGAAGGTACGTCATTCTTTGGCTACGCTAAGGGAATGGCAAAAGGGGTGGCCCCTCGTGCCAGGGTAGCTGTCTACAAGGTCATTTGGCCGGAAGAAGAGATCTCTGGCTTCACCTCCGATGTTGTCGCTGGCATCGATAGCGCTGTTGCCGACGGTGTTGATGTGATTTCGATCTCCTTGGGCCTCGAACCAGACACGCCTCTGTACGAGGACCCAATTGCAATAGCTGCCTTTGGGGCCATGGAGAAGGGCGTGCTGGTTTCGGTCGCGGCGGGAAATTATGGACCGTCACTTGCGACCATAGTAAACGGAAGCCCATGGACCCTGACCGTCGCTGCCGGCACCGTCGATCGGCAACTTGCAGGGACGCTAACACTTGGAAATGGGCTAACTATCGTCGGATGGACGATGTTCCCGGCAAACGCTGCGGTGGAATACTTTCCAGTTCCTTTGGTGTATAACAAGACCCTTTCCTCGTGCAATTCCTCTGTTTTGCTAGCTGAGGCTCCTGGCAATACTACCATCATTTGCGACCAAACGGACTCTGTTATCAGCCAATTATACTATGTTGCAGCATCAAGAGTTCCCGCGGCTATATTCATCTCTGACTATCCCTCAATTTTAGAGCTTGGGAAATTTCCTTCTCCTGGAATCGTGATTAGTCCGAAGGACGCGTCAACGGTGATCAAATACGCTAGAACCAAGCATAATCCTACTGCTAGCATGAACTTCAGAGAGACCATTTTGGGAGCAAAGCCAGCACCAACCGTTGCTTCATTCAGCTCAAGAGGTCCCTCAAGGATCTATTCCGGCATCTTGAAACCAGACATAATGGCTCCAGGAGTCAAAGTTTTGGCCGCTTGGATTCCAAATAGACCTACAACTCCTGTTGGTTCAAATTCGTATCTGACCAGCGATTACAACATAATATCAGGGACGTCCATGGCTTGTCCTCATGCTTCAGGTGTTGCTGCGCTCCTTAAAGGAGCACATCCCAAATGGAGTCCGGCTGCTATTCGCTCTGCCATGGTCACTACCGCTAACCCTTTTGACAATACCTTCACTCCTATTAAGGAAAATAGCGAGAATTTCAGTTTTGCATCACCTCTGGCCATGGGAGCGGGTCAAGTTGACCCAAACAGAGCACTAGATCCGGGTCTTGTGTACGACGCGACTCCGCAAGACTACATTAATCTCCTCTGTTCCACGGGTCTTACAAAGAAGCAAATCGTAACCATTATAAGATCAAGCAATCATAGTTGCTCCAACCCTTCTTCTGATGTAAATTACCCGTCCTTTGTTGCTTTGTATAGTAACAGGTCCATGTCAACAAAGGTTAAAAAGTTTCAGAGGACTGTAACCAATGTGGGAGATGGGCCGGCGACTTACAAGGCAGAGGTAACACCCCCAAAGAACTCCGTTGTTACGGTCACACCGGAGAAATTGATTTTTGCAGAGATGTATGAGAAACAAAACTACAGTCTAACCATAAAATATGACCACGACAAATATGGGATGGTTTCATGGGGCTCGCTTGTTTGGGTGGAAAATCAAGGAAAACGCACCGTGAGGAGTCCTATAGTGGTGTCGCCGGTGGTGGTTGGTTGA